One Lentibacillus cibarius DNA window includes the following coding sequences:
- a CDS encoding UvrD-helicase domain-containing protein, translating into MTTTTIDRKKEIEAFGRRLSRRWKNYFSLEGLLPGIVPTNEQKQVVQSNEKQLVIRGSAGSGKSLMLVYRLIKLMEQEESRQKILYVTFNQTLTQDTRKRLNQSDKYRELSQTHDVEVITYHDLVRNILMYECGYPNINRLQMKQSSITEHESFIESKIMTILDQFKHSSEYEKYEKLFKTHSAKFLREEFFWMKANGINTWDQYSIKERKGRGHSPNVAKRQRPTIFHLFDLYQEFMKTNFKTPQLDMEDYALHLLNELQLNPNASFKYDHILVDEFQDLQPMQIKSLVKLAKKSITLVGDAKQRIYKRTPVSYKDLNLKVNSRTNQRLTKNFRSTKQIMNLASALQFTDVENVREDDQNFFREGPKPEIKHFTTMKRLASQMKKEINQLQTNHPGKSIAVIHRYNDNEVKQYGNLRHALERDFHVIGIEQYGKSFNYNKEKKPIFFTNPFEIKGLEFDFVFIVHFDRMHYPSSERINDLKKRYDTKKINYQNYDKDYDDILNDEKKVLYVANSRAKEELKIFYAAEKQIRISPFVNDFDTRDYVSNFSKSKYKNN; encoded by the coding sequence TTGACAACAACGACAATTGATCGGAAGAAAGAAATTGAAGCGTTCGGCAGGCGATTATCAAGAAGATGGAAGAACTACTTTTCATTAGAGGGGCTCCTACCCGGAATTGTACCGACAAATGAACAAAAACAAGTGGTGCAATCAAACGAGAAACAGTTAGTGATTAGGGGATCTGCCGGCAGTGGAAAAAGTTTAATGCTCGTTTATCGCTTGATTAAATTGATGGAACAGGAAGAGTCTCGCCAAAAAATTCTTTACGTTACTTTTAATCAAACGTTAACACAGGATACCCGGAAACGGCTAAATCAATCCGATAAATACCGTGAATTGTCGCAAACACATGATGTTGAAGTCATCACGTACCATGATTTAGTACGAAATATACTAATGTATGAATGTGGGTATCCAAATATTAATCGATTGCAAATGAAACAATCTTCTATAACAGAACATGAATCATTCATTGAATCCAAGATTATGACTATCCTGGATCAGTTTAAACATTCGTCAGAATATGAAAAATACGAGAAACTATTTAAGACGCATTCGGCTAAATTTTTACGTGAAGAATTTTTCTGGATGAAGGCAAATGGAATCAATACGTGGGATCAATATTCAATTAAAGAGCGTAAAGGTCGTGGTCATAGTCCAAATGTCGCAAAAAGACAGCGGCCCACTATTTTCCATTTGTTTGATCTGTATCAGGAATTTATGAAGACCAACTTCAAAACGCCACAGTTGGATATGGAAGATTATGCACTGCACTTACTTAATGAACTGCAGCTAAATCCGAATGCATCATTTAAATACGACCATATTTTGGTGGATGAATTTCAAGATCTTCAGCCAATGCAAATCAAAAGTCTTGTGAAACTTGCAAAGAAATCGATAACATTAGTAGGTGATGCTAAACAGCGTATTTATAAACGGACACCGGTTTCTTACAAGGATCTCAATTTAAAGGTGAACTCAAGAACAAATCAAAGGCTGACAAAGAATTTCCGGTCGACTAAGCAGATTATGAACCTAGCAAGTGCCCTTCAATTTACGGACGTGGAGAATGTTCGGGAAGATGATCAAAACTTTTTCCGAGAGGGGCCGAAACCGGAGATTAAACATTTTACAACTATGAAACGTTTGGCCAGTCAAATGAAAAAAGAAATAAATCAATTGCAGACGAACCATCCTGGAAAGTCAATTGCTGTTATCCATCGTTATAACGACAATGAAGTGAAACAATATGGAAATCTTCGTCATGCTCTTGAACGGGACTTTCACGTTATTGGAATAGAGCAATATGGGAAAAGTTTTAATTACAATAAAGAGAAGAAGCCGATATTCTTTACCAATCCTTTTGAGATTAAGGGACTGGAGTTTGACTTTGTGTTTATTGTTCACTTTGATAGAATGCATTATCCCTCCTCCGAAAGAATAAATGATCTGAAAAAAAGATATGACACAAAAAAGATTAACTATCAGAATTATGATAAAGACTATGATGACATACTAAATGATGAGAAAAAAGTATTGTATGTCGCTAACTCCCGAGCAAAAGAAGAATTAAAAATTTTTTACGCTGCTGAAAAGCAGATAAGGATCTCCCCATTTGTAAATGATTTCGATACACGTGACTATGTAAGTAATTTCAGTAAAAGTAAATATAAAAATAATTGA